The Fortiea contorta PCC 7126 genome has a segment encoding these proteins:
- a CDS encoding ParA family protein, with the protein MQIRLAVISNAGGSGKTTLSVHLAYELAKRKYNVALFDLDPQGSLTLFCGLNLPEPEQTLAAALKGDFDGSWPFIPCWSEHTNKVVICQGGMVLTQTADELVLHKRGAYLLGDRLTDYPLEHDLIIFDCPATLGPLPLMALAASTHIIIPVQLEPKSIQGAAHLLEWYYYHCKHLRLKPQPEILGFVPNQFDSRRAAHRQMLSALPSQLEQMDIRAFPAIRDSAEFVNASGQGLPVHLYRPSHPAKDDFKEIAEQLQALIGNKNQKKTKK; encoded by the coding sequence ATGCAAATTCGACTAGCTGTAATCAGCAATGCCGGAGGCAGTGGTAAAACGACACTTTCAGTCCACTTAGCATACGAACTGGCAAAGCGAAAGTACAACGTAGCACTCTTTGACCTCGACCCGCAAGGCTCGTTGACATTGTTTTGTGGACTGAACCTACCAGAGCCGGAACAAACTCTGGCTGCTGCTCTCAAAGGCGACTTTGACGGCTCTTGGCCTTTTATTCCTTGCTGGAGCGAACACACTAACAAAGTTGTCATCTGTCAAGGCGGAATGGTTTTAACACAAACAGCAGATGAACTGGTTTTACACAAACGAGGAGCCTACCTGCTCGGAGACCGTTTAACAGACTATCCTCTGGAACATGACCTGATTATATTTGACTGTCCTGCTACTCTTGGTCCCTTACCTTTGATGGCATTGGCAGCTAGCACGCACATCATTATCCCTGTGCAGTTGGAACCGAAGTCAATTCAAGGAGCGGCGCATTTACTGGAATGGTACTACTATCATTGCAAGCACTTACGCTTAAAACCTCAGCCAGAAATTCTCGGCTTTGTCCCTAACCAATTCGATTCACGGCGAGCAGCTCATCGACAGATGTTGTCTGCATTACCATCTCAGTTGGAACAGATGGATATCCGTGCTTTTCCAGCTATCCGGGATAGCGCGGAATTTGTCAATGCCAGTGGTCAAGGATTACCAGTGCATCTTTACCGCCCAAGCCATCCCGCTAAAGATGACTTTAAAGAAATTGCCGAGCAACTGCAAGCTTTAATTGGAAACAAGAATCAGAAGAAAACAAAAAAATAA